A single genomic interval of Seriola aureovittata isolate HTS-2021-v1 ecotype China chromosome 10, ASM2101889v1, whole genome shotgun sequence harbors:
- the mef2aa gene encoding myocyte enhancer factor 2aa isoform X8 → MGRKKIQITRIMDERNRQVTFTKRKFGLMKKAYELSVLCDCEIALIIFNSSNKLFQYASTDMDKVLLKYTEYNEPHESRTNSDIVEKLRNKGHNDCASPDPDDCFGHSPLMDDHFGKLSEESDLMYKRCGPTALPQQNFSMHVAVPVSNPNAMYQPGGTLGSQSLAAATASLSDSGMLSPPQSSLHRNVGSSGGPQRPTSAGSAGNGFVNPRGSPGLLSTPSGNGLGKVMPTKSPPPPGGNMGMGSRKPDLRVVIPPSSKGMMPPLNTQRISSSQSSQPLATPVVSVTTPSLPPQGLVYSGMPTSYNPAEYSLSSAEISSLQGFSSPGLSLGSMSAWQQHQLGQAALNSLVGGGHLPQGSNLSISTSQSINIKSEPISPPRERVTPSGFPPQQPQQGSSRQEVLGRSPADSLSSSCSSYDGSDREDHRPDFHSPLGLGRPPAGSEDRESPSVKRLRMDTWVT, encoded by the exons ATGGGGCGGAAGAAGATACAGATCACCAGGATCATGGATGAGAGGAACAGGCAG GTTACCTTCACAAAGAGGAAGTTTGGCCTGATGAAAAAGGCCTATGAGCTGAGTGTACTATGTGACTGTGAGATAGCCCTCATCATTTTCAACAGCTCTAACAAACTGTTCCAGTACGCCAGCACAGACATGGACAAAGTGTTGCTGAAATACACAGAGTACAATGAGCCCCATGAGAGCAGAACCAACTCTGACATTGTAGAG aaattGAGAAACAAAGGCCATAATGACTGTGCTAGTCCTGATCCTGATGACTGTTTTGGGCACAGCCCCCTCATGGACGACCATTTCGGCAAACTAAGCGAAGAGAGTGATTTAATGTACAAGCGCTGTGGT CCCACAGCATTGCCTCAGCAGAACTTCTCCATGCATGTGGCAGTGCCTGTATCCAATCCTAATGCCATGTACCAGCCAGGAGGGACTCTGGGCAGCCAGTCCCTGGCGGCAGCCACAGCCTCTCTGAGTGATAGTGGGATGCTGTCCCCTCCACAGTCCTCTCTGCACAGAAATGTGGGCTCCAGTGGAGGCCCCCAGAGGCCCACCAGTGCAGGAAGTGCAG GGAATGGTTTTGTTAACCCTAGGGGCTCTCCGGGCCTCCTCAGCACACCCAGCGGCAATGGCCTGGGTAAAGTCATGCCCACCAAGTCTCCACCACCCCCTGGAGGGAACATGGGAATGGGTAGCCGTAAGCCAGACCTAAGGGTTGTTATCCCTCCATCGAGCAAAGGGATGATGCCCCCGCTG aacACCCAGAGGATAAGCAGCTCCCAGTCCAGTCAGCCACTGGCCACTCCAGTAGTGTCTGTCACCACCCCCAGCTTACCCCCACAGGGCCTGGTCTACTCAGGCATGCCCACCTCCTACAACCCTGCTG agtACTCCCTGAGCAGTGCAGAGATCTCTTCCCTACAGGGCTTCAGCTCTCCTGGGCTCTCACTGGGCTCCATGTCGGCATGGCAACAGCATCAACTGGGCCAGGCAGCTCTTAATTCTTTGGT TGGTGGAGGTCACCTACCTCAGGGCTCCAACCTTTCCATCAGCACCAGCCAGAGCATAAACATCAAGTCCGAGCCCATTTCGCCGCCACGGGAGCGTGTCACCCCGTCCGGCTTCCCCCCGCAACAGCCGCAGCAAGGGTCCAGCCGACAGGAAGTTCTGGGACGCTCACCTGCCGACAGCCTCAGCTCCTCTTGTAGCTCATATGATGGCAGCGATCGTGAAGACCACCGGCCAGACTTCCACTCCCCGCTAGGGCTCGGAAGACCCCCTGCTGGCTCTGAGGACAGGGAGAGCCCCTCGGTCAAGCGCTTGCGCATGGACACATGGGTGACATAA
- the mef2aa gene encoding myocyte enhancer factor 2aa isoform X2, which translates to MGRKKIQITRIMDERNRQVTFTKRKFGLMKKAYELSVLCDCEIALIIFNSSNKLFQYASTDMDKVLLKYTEYNEPHESRTNSDIVEKLRNKGHNDCASPDPDDCFGHSPLMDDHFGKLSEESDLMYKRCGPTALPQQNFSMHVAVPVSNPNAMYQPGGTLGSQSLAAATASLSDSGMLSPPQSSLHRNVGSSGGPQRPTSAGSAGGMLDTTDLSVPSGAGSSPAGNGFVNPRGSPGLLSTPSGNGLGKVMPTKSPPPPGGNMGMGSRKPDLRVVIPPSSKGMMPPLSEEEEMDLNTQRISSSQSSQPLATPVVSVTTPSLPPQGLVYSGMPTSYNPAEYSLSSAEISSLQGFSSPGLSLGSMSAWQQHQLGQAALNSLVGGGHLPQGSNLSISTSQSINIKSEPISPPRERVTPSGFPPQQPQQGSSRQEVLGRSPADSLSSSCSSYDGSDREDHRPDFHSPLGLGRPPAGSEDRESPSVKRLRMDTWVT; encoded by the exons ATGGGGCGGAAGAAGATACAGATCACCAGGATCATGGATGAGAGGAACAGGCAG GTTACCTTCACAAAGAGGAAGTTTGGCCTGATGAAAAAGGCCTATGAGCTGAGTGTACTATGTGACTGTGAGATAGCCCTCATCATTTTCAACAGCTCTAACAAACTGTTCCAGTACGCCAGCACAGACATGGACAAAGTGTTGCTGAAATACACAGAGTACAATGAGCCCCATGAGAGCAGAACCAACTCTGACATTGTAGAG aaattGAGAAACAAAGGCCATAATGACTGTGCTAGTCCTGATCCTGATGACTGTTTTGGGCACAGCCCCCTCATGGACGACCATTTCGGCAAACTAAGCGAAGAGAGTGATTTAATGTACAAGCGCTGTGGT CCCACAGCATTGCCTCAGCAGAACTTCTCCATGCATGTGGCAGTGCCTGTATCCAATCCTAATGCCATGTACCAGCCAGGAGGGACTCTGGGCAGCCAGTCCCTGGCGGCAGCCACAGCCTCTCTGAGTGATAGTGGGATGCTGTCCCCTCCACAGTCCTCTCTGCACAGAAATGTGGGCTCCAGTGGAGGCCCCCAGAGGCCCACCAGTGCAGGAAGTGCAG GTGGCATGCTGGATACCACAGACCTTTCAGTGCCAAGTGGTGCGGGCTCCAGCCCAGCGG GGAATGGTTTTGTTAACCCTAGGGGCTCTCCGGGCCTCCTCAGCACACCCAGCGGCAATGGCCTGGGTAAAGTCATGCCCACCAAGTCTCCACCACCCCCTGGAGGGAACATGGGAATGGGTAGCCGTAAGCCAGACCTAAGGGTTGTTATCCCTCCATCGAGCAAAGGGATGATGCCCCCGCTG tcggaggaggaggaaatggatTTG aacACCCAGAGGATAAGCAGCTCCCAGTCCAGTCAGCCACTGGCCACTCCAGTAGTGTCTGTCACCACCCCCAGCTTACCCCCACAGGGCCTGGTCTACTCAGGCATGCCCACCTCCTACAACCCTGCTG agtACTCCCTGAGCAGTGCAGAGATCTCTTCCCTACAGGGCTTCAGCTCTCCTGGGCTCTCACTGGGCTCCATGTCGGCATGGCAACAGCATCAACTGGGCCAGGCAGCTCTTAATTCTTTGGT TGGTGGAGGTCACCTACCTCAGGGCTCCAACCTTTCCATCAGCACCAGCCAGAGCATAAACATCAAGTCCGAGCCCATTTCGCCGCCACGGGAGCGTGTCACCCCGTCCGGCTTCCCCCCGCAACAGCCGCAGCAAGGGTCCAGCCGACAGGAAGTTCTGGGACGCTCACCTGCCGACAGCCTCAGCTCCTCTTGTAGCTCATATGATGGCAGCGATCGTGAAGACCACCGGCCAGACTTCCACTCCCCGCTAGGGCTCGGAAGACCCCCTGCTGGCTCTGAGGACAGGGAGAGCCCCTCGGTCAAGCGCTTGCGCATGGACACATGGGTGACATAA
- the mef2aa gene encoding myocyte enhancer factor 2aa isoform X6, which translates to MGRKKIQITRIMDERNRQVTFTKRKFGLMKKAYELSVLCDCEIALIIFNSSNKLFQYASTDMDKVLLKYTEYNEPHESRTNSDIVEKLRNKGHNDCASPDPDDCFGHSPLMDDHFGKLSEESDLMYKRCGPTALPQQNFSMHVAVPVSNPNAMYQPGGTLGSQSLAAATASLSDSGMLSPPQSSLHRNVGSSGGPQRPTSAGSAGNGFVNPRGSPGLLSTPSGNGLGKVMPTKSPPPPGGNMGMGSRKPDLRVVIPPSSKGMMPPLSEEEEMDLNTQRISSSQSSQPLATPVVSVTTPSLPPQGLVYSGMPTSYNPAEYSLSSAEISSLQGFSSPGLSLGSMSAWQQHQLGQAALNSLVGGGHLPQGSNLSISTSQSINIKSEPISPPRERVTPSGFPPQQPQQGSSRQEVLGRSPADSLSSSCSSYDGSDREDHRPDFHSPLGLGRPPAGSEDRESPSVKRLRMDTWVT; encoded by the exons ATGGGGCGGAAGAAGATACAGATCACCAGGATCATGGATGAGAGGAACAGGCAG GTTACCTTCACAAAGAGGAAGTTTGGCCTGATGAAAAAGGCCTATGAGCTGAGTGTACTATGTGACTGTGAGATAGCCCTCATCATTTTCAACAGCTCTAACAAACTGTTCCAGTACGCCAGCACAGACATGGACAAAGTGTTGCTGAAATACACAGAGTACAATGAGCCCCATGAGAGCAGAACCAACTCTGACATTGTAGAG aaattGAGAAACAAAGGCCATAATGACTGTGCTAGTCCTGATCCTGATGACTGTTTTGGGCACAGCCCCCTCATGGACGACCATTTCGGCAAACTAAGCGAAGAGAGTGATTTAATGTACAAGCGCTGTGGT CCCACAGCATTGCCTCAGCAGAACTTCTCCATGCATGTGGCAGTGCCTGTATCCAATCCTAATGCCATGTACCAGCCAGGAGGGACTCTGGGCAGCCAGTCCCTGGCGGCAGCCACAGCCTCTCTGAGTGATAGTGGGATGCTGTCCCCTCCACAGTCCTCTCTGCACAGAAATGTGGGCTCCAGTGGAGGCCCCCAGAGGCCCACCAGTGCAGGAAGTGCAG GGAATGGTTTTGTTAACCCTAGGGGCTCTCCGGGCCTCCTCAGCACACCCAGCGGCAATGGCCTGGGTAAAGTCATGCCCACCAAGTCTCCACCACCCCCTGGAGGGAACATGGGAATGGGTAGCCGTAAGCCAGACCTAAGGGTTGTTATCCCTCCATCGAGCAAAGGGATGATGCCCCCGCTG tcggaggaggaggaaatggatTTG aacACCCAGAGGATAAGCAGCTCCCAGTCCAGTCAGCCACTGGCCACTCCAGTAGTGTCTGTCACCACCCCCAGCTTACCCCCACAGGGCCTGGTCTACTCAGGCATGCCCACCTCCTACAACCCTGCTG agtACTCCCTGAGCAGTGCAGAGATCTCTTCCCTACAGGGCTTCAGCTCTCCTGGGCTCTCACTGGGCTCCATGTCGGCATGGCAACAGCATCAACTGGGCCAGGCAGCTCTTAATTCTTTGGT TGGTGGAGGTCACCTACCTCAGGGCTCCAACCTTTCCATCAGCACCAGCCAGAGCATAAACATCAAGTCCGAGCCCATTTCGCCGCCACGGGAGCGTGTCACCCCGTCCGGCTTCCCCCCGCAACAGCCGCAGCAAGGGTCCAGCCGACAGGAAGTTCTGGGACGCTCACCTGCCGACAGCCTCAGCTCCTCTTGTAGCTCATATGATGGCAGCGATCGTGAAGACCACCGGCCAGACTTCCACTCCCCGCTAGGGCTCGGAAGACCCCCTGCTGGCTCTGAGGACAGGGAGAGCCCCTCGGTCAAGCGCTTGCGCATGGACACATGGGTGACATAA
- the mef2aa gene encoding myocyte enhancer factor 2aa isoform X3 encodes MGRKKIQITRIMDERNRQVTFTKRKFGLMKKAYELSVLCDCEIALIIFNSSNKLFQYASTDMDKVLLKYTEYNEPHESRTNSDIVEALNKKEHRGCDSPDPDASYVLTPHTEEKYKKINEEFDNMMRNHKIPTALPQQNFSMHVAVPVSNPNAMYQPGGTLGSQSLAAATASLSDSGMLSPPQSSLHRNVGSSGGPQRPTSAGSAGGMLDTTDLSVPSGAGSSPAGNGFVNPRGSPGLLSTPSGNGLGKVMPTKSPPPPGGNMGMGSRKPDLRVVIPPSSKGMMPPLNTQRISSSQSSQPLATPVVSVTTPSLPPQGLVYSGMPTSYNPAEYSLSSAEISSLQGFSSPGLSLGSMSAWQQHQLGQAALNSLVGGGHLPQGSNLSISTSQSINIKSEPISPPRERVTPSGFPPQQPQQGSSRQEVLGRSPADSLSSSCSSYDGSDREDHRPDFHSPLGLGRPPAGSEDRESPSVKRLRMDTWVT; translated from the exons ATGGGGCGGAAGAAGATACAGATCACCAGGATCATGGATGAGAGGAACAGGCAG GTTACCTTCACAAAGAGGAAGTTTGGCCTGATGAAAAAGGCCTATGAGCTGAGTGTACTATGTGACTGTGAGATAGCCCTCATCATTTTCAACAGCTCTAACAAACTGTTCCAGTACGCCAGCACAGACATGGACAAAGTGTTGCTGAAATACACAGAGTACAATGAGCCCCATGAGAGCAGAACCAACTCTGACATTGTAGAG GCGCTAAACAAGAAAGAACACAGAGGTTGTGATAGCCCGGACCCTGATGCCTCATATGTCCTCACTCctcacacagaagaaaagtataaaaaaattaatgagGAGTTTGATAATATGATGAGAAATCATAAAATC CCCACAGCATTGCCTCAGCAGAACTTCTCCATGCATGTGGCAGTGCCTGTATCCAATCCTAATGCCATGTACCAGCCAGGAGGGACTCTGGGCAGCCAGTCCCTGGCGGCAGCCACAGCCTCTCTGAGTGATAGTGGGATGCTGTCCCCTCCACAGTCCTCTCTGCACAGAAATGTGGGCTCCAGTGGAGGCCCCCAGAGGCCCACCAGTGCAGGAAGTGCAG GTGGCATGCTGGATACCACAGACCTTTCAGTGCCAAGTGGTGCGGGCTCCAGCCCAGCGG GGAATGGTTTTGTTAACCCTAGGGGCTCTCCGGGCCTCCTCAGCACACCCAGCGGCAATGGCCTGGGTAAAGTCATGCCCACCAAGTCTCCACCACCCCCTGGAGGGAACATGGGAATGGGTAGCCGTAAGCCAGACCTAAGGGTTGTTATCCCTCCATCGAGCAAAGGGATGATGCCCCCGCTG aacACCCAGAGGATAAGCAGCTCCCAGTCCAGTCAGCCACTGGCCACTCCAGTAGTGTCTGTCACCACCCCCAGCTTACCCCCACAGGGCCTGGTCTACTCAGGCATGCCCACCTCCTACAACCCTGCTG agtACTCCCTGAGCAGTGCAGAGATCTCTTCCCTACAGGGCTTCAGCTCTCCTGGGCTCTCACTGGGCTCCATGTCGGCATGGCAACAGCATCAACTGGGCCAGGCAGCTCTTAATTCTTTGGT TGGTGGAGGTCACCTACCTCAGGGCTCCAACCTTTCCATCAGCACCAGCCAGAGCATAAACATCAAGTCCGAGCCCATTTCGCCGCCACGGGAGCGTGTCACCCCGTCCGGCTTCCCCCCGCAACAGCCGCAGCAAGGGTCCAGCCGACAGGAAGTTCTGGGACGCTCACCTGCCGACAGCCTCAGCTCCTCTTGTAGCTCATATGATGGCAGCGATCGTGAAGACCACCGGCCAGACTTCCACTCCCCGCTAGGGCTCGGAAGACCCCCTGCTGGCTCTGAGGACAGGGAGAGCCCCTCGGTCAAGCGCTTGCGCATGGACACATGGGTGACATAA
- the mef2aa gene encoding myocyte enhancer factor 2aa isoform X5 has protein sequence MGRKKIQITRIMDERNRQVTFTKRKFGLMKKAYELSVLCDCEIALIIFNSSNKLFQYASTDMDKVLLKYTEYNEPHESRTNSDIVEALNKKEHRGCDSPDPDASYVLTPHTEEKYKKINEEFDNMMRNHKIPTALPQQNFSMHVAVPVSNPNAMYQPGGTLGSQSLAAATASLSDSGMLSPPQSSLHRNVGSSGGPQRPTSAGSAGNGFVNPRGSPGLLSTPSGNGLGKVMPTKSPPPPGGNMGMGSRKPDLRVVIPPSSKGMMPPLSEEEEMDLNTQRISSSQSSQPLATPVVSVTTPSLPPQGLVYSGMPTSYNPAEYSLSSAEISSLQGFSSPGLSLGSMSAWQQHQLGQAALNSLVGGGHLPQGSNLSISTSQSINIKSEPISPPRERVTPSGFPPQQPQQGSSRQEVLGRSPADSLSSSCSSYDGSDREDHRPDFHSPLGLGRPPAGSEDRESPSVKRLRMDTWVT, from the exons ATGGGGCGGAAGAAGATACAGATCACCAGGATCATGGATGAGAGGAACAGGCAG GTTACCTTCACAAAGAGGAAGTTTGGCCTGATGAAAAAGGCCTATGAGCTGAGTGTACTATGTGACTGTGAGATAGCCCTCATCATTTTCAACAGCTCTAACAAACTGTTCCAGTACGCCAGCACAGACATGGACAAAGTGTTGCTGAAATACACAGAGTACAATGAGCCCCATGAGAGCAGAACCAACTCTGACATTGTAGAG GCGCTAAACAAGAAAGAACACAGAGGTTGTGATAGCCCGGACCCTGATGCCTCATATGTCCTCACTCctcacacagaagaaaagtataaaaaaattaatgagGAGTTTGATAATATGATGAGAAATCATAAAATC CCCACAGCATTGCCTCAGCAGAACTTCTCCATGCATGTGGCAGTGCCTGTATCCAATCCTAATGCCATGTACCAGCCAGGAGGGACTCTGGGCAGCCAGTCCCTGGCGGCAGCCACAGCCTCTCTGAGTGATAGTGGGATGCTGTCCCCTCCACAGTCCTCTCTGCACAGAAATGTGGGCTCCAGTGGAGGCCCCCAGAGGCCCACCAGTGCAGGAAGTGCAG GGAATGGTTTTGTTAACCCTAGGGGCTCTCCGGGCCTCCTCAGCACACCCAGCGGCAATGGCCTGGGTAAAGTCATGCCCACCAAGTCTCCACCACCCCCTGGAGGGAACATGGGAATGGGTAGCCGTAAGCCAGACCTAAGGGTTGTTATCCCTCCATCGAGCAAAGGGATGATGCCCCCGCTG tcggaggaggaggaaatggatTTG aacACCCAGAGGATAAGCAGCTCCCAGTCCAGTCAGCCACTGGCCACTCCAGTAGTGTCTGTCACCACCCCCAGCTTACCCCCACAGGGCCTGGTCTACTCAGGCATGCCCACCTCCTACAACCCTGCTG agtACTCCCTGAGCAGTGCAGAGATCTCTTCCCTACAGGGCTTCAGCTCTCCTGGGCTCTCACTGGGCTCCATGTCGGCATGGCAACAGCATCAACTGGGCCAGGCAGCTCTTAATTCTTTGGT TGGTGGAGGTCACCTACCTCAGGGCTCCAACCTTTCCATCAGCACCAGCCAGAGCATAAACATCAAGTCCGAGCCCATTTCGCCGCCACGGGAGCGTGTCACCCCGTCCGGCTTCCCCCCGCAACAGCCGCAGCAAGGGTCCAGCCGACAGGAAGTTCTGGGACGCTCACCTGCCGACAGCCTCAGCTCCTCTTGTAGCTCATATGATGGCAGCGATCGTGAAGACCACCGGCCAGACTTCCACTCCCCGCTAGGGCTCGGAAGACCCCCTGCTGGCTCTGAGGACAGGGAGAGCCCCTCGGTCAAGCGCTTGCGCATGGACACATGGGTGACATAA
- the mef2aa gene encoding myocyte enhancer factor 2aa isoform X1, translating into MGRKKIQITRIMDERNRQVTFTKRKFGLMKKAYELSVLCDCEIALIIFNSSNKLFQYASTDMDKVLLKYTEYNEPHESRTNSDIVEALNKKEHRGCDSPDPDASYVLTPHTEEKYKKINEEFDNMMRNHKIPTALPQQNFSMHVAVPVSNPNAMYQPGGTLGSQSLAAATASLSDSGMLSPPQSSLHRNVGSSGGPQRPTSAGSAGGMLDTTDLSVPSGAGSSPAGNGFVNPRGSPGLLSTPSGNGLGKVMPTKSPPPPGGNMGMGSRKPDLRVVIPPSSKGMMPPLSEEEEMDLNTQRISSSQSSQPLATPVVSVTTPSLPPQGLVYSGMPTSYNPAEYSLSSAEISSLQGFSSPGLSLGSMSAWQQHQLGQAALNSLVGGGHLPQGSNLSISTSQSINIKSEPISPPRERVTPSGFPPQQPQQGSSRQEVLGRSPADSLSSSCSSYDGSDREDHRPDFHSPLGLGRPPAGSEDRESPSVKRLRMDTWVT; encoded by the exons ATGGGGCGGAAGAAGATACAGATCACCAGGATCATGGATGAGAGGAACAGGCAG GTTACCTTCACAAAGAGGAAGTTTGGCCTGATGAAAAAGGCCTATGAGCTGAGTGTACTATGTGACTGTGAGATAGCCCTCATCATTTTCAACAGCTCTAACAAACTGTTCCAGTACGCCAGCACAGACATGGACAAAGTGTTGCTGAAATACACAGAGTACAATGAGCCCCATGAGAGCAGAACCAACTCTGACATTGTAGAG GCGCTAAACAAGAAAGAACACAGAGGTTGTGATAGCCCGGACCCTGATGCCTCATATGTCCTCACTCctcacacagaagaaaagtataaaaaaattaatgagGAGTTTGATAATATGATGAGAAATCATAAAATC CCCACAGCATTGCCTCAGCAGAACTTCTCCATGCATGTGGCAGTGCCTGTATCCAATCCTAATGCCATGTACCAGCCAGGAGGGACTCTGGGCAGCCAGTCCCTGGCGGCAGCCACAGCCTCTCTGAGTGATAGTGGGATGCTGTCCCCTCCACAGTCCTCTCTGCACAGAAATGTGGGCTCCAGTGGAGGCCCCCAGAGGCCCACCAGTGCAGGAAGTGCAG GTGGCATGCTGGATACCACAGACCTTTCAGTGCCAAGTGGTGCGGGCTCCAGCCCAGCGG GGAATGGTTTTGTTAACCCTAGGGGCTCTCCGGGCCTCCTCAGCACACCCAGCGGCAATGGCCTGGGTAAAGTCATGCCCACCAAGTCTCCACCACCCCCTGGAGGGAACATGGGAATGGGTAGCCGTAAGCCAGACCTAAGGGTTGTTATCCCTCCATCGAGCAAAGGGATGATGCCCCCGCTG tcggaggaggaggaaatggatTTG aacACCCAGAGGATAAGCAGCTCCCAGTCCAGTCAGCCACTGGCCACTCCAGTAGTGTCTGTCACCACCCCCAGCTTACCCCCACAGGGCCTGGTCTACTCAGGCATGCCCACCTCCTACAACCCTGCTG agtACTCCCTGAGCAGTGCAGAGATCTCTTCCCTACAGGGCTTCAGCTCTCCTGGGCTCTCACTGGGCTCCATGTCGGCATGGCAACAGCATCAACTGGGCCAGGCAGCTCTTAATTCTTTGGT TGGTGGAGGTCACCTACCTCAGGGCTCCAACCTTTCCATCAGCACCAGCCAGAGCATAAACATCAAGTCCGAGCCCATTTCGCCGCCACGGGAGCGTGTCACCCCGTCCGGCTTCCCCCCGCAACAGCCGCAGCAAGGGTCCAGCCGACAGGAAGTTCTGGGACGCTCACCTGCCGACAGCCTCAGCTCCTCTTGTAGCTCATATGATGGCAGCGATCGTGAAGACCACCGGCCAGACTTCCACTCCCCGCTAGGGCTCGGAAGACCCCCTGCTGGCTCTGAGGACAGGGAGAGCCCCTCGGTCAAGCGCTTGCGCATGGACACATGGGTGACATAA
- the mef2aa gene encoding myocyte enhancer factor 2aa isoform X7, with protein MGRKKIQITRIMDERNRQVTFTKRKFGLMKKAYELSVLCDCEIALIIFNSSNKLFQYASTDMDKVLLKYTEYNEPHESRTNSDIVEALNKKEHRGCDSPDPDASYVLTPHTEEKYKKINEEFDNMMRNHKIPTALPQQNFSMHVAVPVSNPNAMYQPGGTLGSQSLAAATASLSDSGMLSPPQSSLHRNVGSSGGPQRPTSAGSAGNGFVNPRGSPGLLSTPSGNGLGKVMPTKSPPPPGGNMGMGSRKPDLRVVIPPSSKGMMPPLNTQRISSSQSSQPLATPVVSVTTPSLPPQGLVYSGMPTSYNPAEYSLSSAEISSLQGFSSPGLSLGSMSAWQQHQLGQAALNSLVGGGHLPQGSNLSISTSQSINIKSEPISPPRERVTPSGFPPQQPQQGSSRQEVLGRSPADSLSSSCSSYDGSDREDHRPDFHSPLGLGRPPAGSEDRESPSVKRLRMDTWVT; from the exons ATGGGGCGGAAGAAGATACAGATCACCAGGATCATGGATGAGAGGAACAGGCAG GTTACCTTCACAAAGAGGAAGTTTGGCCTGATGAAAAAGGCCTATGAGCTGAGTGTACTATGTGACTGTGAGATAGCCCTCATCATTTTCAACAGCTCTAACAAACTGTTCCAGTACGCCAGCACAGACATGGACAAAGTGTTGCTGAAATACACAGAGTACAATGAGCCCCATGAGAGCAGAACCAACTCTGACATTGTAGAG GCGCTAAACAAGAAAGAACACAGAGGTTGTGATAGCCCGGACCCTGATGCCTCATATGTCCTCACTCctcacacagaagaaaagtataaaaaaattaatgagGAGTTTGATAATATGATGAGAAATCATAAAATC CCCACAGCATTGCCTCAGCAGAACTTCTCCATGCATGTGGCAGTGCCTGTATCCAATCCTAATGCCATGTACCAGCCAGGAGGGACTCTGGGCAGCCAGTCCCTGGCGGCAGCCACAGCCTCTCTGAGTGATAGTGGGATGCTGTCCCCTCCACAGTCCTCTCTGCACAGAAATGTGGGCTCCAGTGGAGGCCCCCAGAGGCCCACCAGTGCAGGAAGTGCAG GGAATGGTTTTGTTAACCCTAGGGGCTCTCCGGGCCTCCTCAGCACACCCAGCGGCAATGGCCTGGGTAAAGTCATGCCCACCAAGTCTCCACCACCCCCTGGAGGGAACATGGGAATGGGTAGCCGTAAGCCAGACCTAAGGGTTGTTATCCCTCCATCGAGCAAAGGGATGATGCCCCCGCTG aacACCCAGAGGATAAGCAGCTCCCAGTCCAGTCAGCCACTGGCCACTCCAGTAGTGTCTGTCACCACCCCCAGCTTACCCCCACAGGGCCTGGTCTACTCAGGCATGCCCACCTCCTACAACCCTGCTG agtACTCCCTGAGCAGTGCAGAGATCTCTTCCCTACAGGGCTTCAGCTCTCCTGGGCTCTCACTGGGCTCCATGTCGGCATGGCAACAGCATCAACTGGGCCAGGCAGCTCTTAATTCTTTGGT TGGTGGAGGTCACCTACCTCAGGGCTCCAACCTTTCCATCAGCACCAGCCAGAGCATAAACATCAAGTCCGAGCCCATTTCGCCGCCACGGGAGCGTGTCACCCCGTCCGGCTTCCCCCCGCAACAGCCGCAGCAAGGGTCCAGCCGACAGGAAGTTCTGGGACGCTCACCTGCCGACAGCCTCAGCTCCTCTTGTAGCTCATATGATGGCAGCGATCGTGAAGACCACCGGCCAGACTTCCACTCCCCGCTAGGGCTCGGAAGACCCCCTGCTGGCTCTGAGGACAGGGAGAGCCCCTCGGTCAAGCGCTTGCGCATGGACACATGGGTGACATAA